In Manis pentadactyla isolate mManPen7 chromosome 3, mManPen7.hap1, whole genome shotgun sequence, a single window of DNA contains:
- the LOC130682902 gene encoding calmodulin-like — MEEQLSQEQVAELKEAFSKFDKDGDGSINTQELGAVMQALGKNLSEAELKEIISKVDTDADGVISFPEFLEEMVRRMKAWRKKQGLQEAFRVFDVDGNGYISVDELKQVMAKLGEELSQEVLEAMIHEADVDQDGQVNYEEFVRILSQK, encoded by the coding sequence ATGGAGGAGCAGCTGTCTCAAGAGCAGGTGGCCGAGTTGAAGGAGGCCTTCTCCAAGTTTGACAAGGACGGGGATGGCAGCATCAACACTCAGGAGCTGGGCGCCGTGATGCAGGCCCTGGGCAAGAATCTGTCGGAGGCCGAGCTGAAGGAGATCATCAGCAAGGTGGACACAGATGCTGACGGCGTCATCAGCTTCCCAGAGTTCCTGGAAGAGATGGTCAGGAGGATGAAGGCCTGGAGGAAAAAGCAAGGCCTGCAGGAGGCCTTCCGTGTCTTCGACGTGGACGGCAACGGCTACATCAGTGTGGACGAGCTCAAGCAGGTCATGGCCAAGCTGGGTGAGGAGCTTTCCCAGGAGGTGCTGGAGGCCATGATCCACGAGGCTGACGTGGACCAGGACGGGCAGGTGAACTACGAGGAGTTCGTGCGCATCCTCTCCCAGAAGTGA
- the LOC118915916 gene encoding calmodulin-like protein 3, with amino-acid sequence MADQLTDEQVAEIREAFSLFDKDGDGTITTQELGTVMRSLGLNPTEAELRGMVGKIDRDGSGTVDFPEFLGMMAKQTQGRDSEEEVREAFRTFDKDGNGFVSAAELRQVMTRLGEKLSEEEVDEMLRAADVDGDGQVNYEEFVRVLVSK; translated from the coding sequence ATGGCGGAccagctgacagatgagcagGTGGCTGAGATCAGGGAGGCCTTCTCCCTGTTCGACAAGGACGGAGATGGCACCATCACCACCCAGGAGCTGGGCACTGTCATGCGGTCCCTGGGGCTGAACCCCACGGAGGCGGAGCTCCGGGGCATGGTGGGCAAGATCGACCGCGACGGCAGCGGCACCGTGGACTTCCCCGAGTTCCTGGGCATGATGGCCAAGCAGACGCAGGGTAGGGACAGCGAGGAGGAGGTCCGCGAGGCCTTCCGCACCTTTGACAAGGATGGCAATGGCTTTGTGAGCGCAGCCGAGCTGCGGCAGGTGATGACGCGGCTGGGAGAGAAGCTGAGTGAGGAGGAGGTGGACGAGATGCTCCGGGCAGCCGACGTGGACGGCGATGGGCAGGTGAACTATGAGGAATTCGTGCGCGTGCTGGTCTCCAAGTGA